The following is a genomic window from Leptidea sinapis chromosome 1, ilLepSina1.1, whole genome shotgun sequence.
ctttGTCTTTTTTACCCTTCTCtgtctttcataaaaaatatggctacaatgtaatatcgcacaataaacttattatttaatagcctgcgggcggtcgctccattcccgatcagttttatcattaagaaagtcatttatgtaatagtaacccttaccacacaaacgtttttaacaattgttttgaatattttctgggatcttgttgtaaaagcataaacattGCCCCACATAAGAGcttctaactcgacttagccgattagtaggcattataagtttacgtctgttcctggtgttaacattatagttatgacAGAAGGTAAGTCCTcgcatcaggtgacccgtacgttcgtttgtgcccctctataaaaaaaaacctcggGATAGCGAATCGACTTcagttttcaatttaaatttctcACGCACAGTATAAATAGGTTCGGTGACCTAACATGTGGTTAGGATGATGACATTCCATCAAAgttaatataagatataatgtaaaatttaaaaaaaaatgattaaaaaaattaagaaattgttATTGATTGAATAgatcaaatgaaaataaaagagAACAGCGAGCTACCAGCCGAAAGTAATGTTTGTAACCTAGTAAATCTAATATTGTTACCATTTTGGTATACATTAAAggaaacaaaatatcataaaacaaTAATCGTCCCTGcggaattttttattaattaaattttttttcaatttcaggTGTCAGAAATAAGGGAGCGCGTAGTATGGACAGATTCAATAATGTATTGGAAGGGACGCGCCAGTATTTTATGGGATTACCGAAAGCTCAAGAAGGTTCAGGACAGTCTATGTGGCCAGCTGGGACTCCGCCAGAAGAAGGCACTCCAGCAATGTCAGGAGCCCCGGCGCCGTCCTCGCGGCCCCCTTCAGCAGCCGCGGCCCCGCCTTCGACACCAACACCAACACCAACCCTGGGACCTCCACCCCGTCCGCCTTCGGAACCCATAGAACCTGAACCACACATTATACACAAAGCCACAGTGATGCGGGAGGCGGCTGAGAAACGTCGTGAACAACCTGAACCGGAAGATGAAGAGGAATCTACAGGAGCTCTCTCCCCGCCGTCTCATATCATTCGCAAACCAGCACCGCATACGTTACCTTCGCCAGCGGCGGCTCCAGCTGCGCCTTGCCCCTCTCCGGCGCGACCCCCGTCTAGTTCATCGCTTCCTCCGCAACAGCAATCACTCGATCCCATAGAGTCATCCCAATATAGACCACCAGTTCATCGAGTGCAAACGCCGACGGTGAGACCTTCAGAAAACTTCGCTCCGGTCCGTCCTCCAGATCCATATCCGGCTACAAGGCCCCCTGAGACTTATCAGCGATACCAGTATGAAAGTTCTATAGCAGACAGCAGTAGAAGCAACGGAGTACCTCTTTCTGCTTCACCACAACCAGGCTTACGTCAGAGCCCACAAACATATGCGCGGATGTCAACTATGACGCAGCATACTGTTCAACGATTGAACGATACAAATTCATTATCATCGGCTCAACGATATGCATTACAATCGCAACTACCGCCACATAATGATCGAGTCCCTCCGATTTACCATCCACAGGTCTTACCACCTTCCAAAAGAATAACATCAGGAAATATGTACACAACCCTGCATCAAAGACGCGAAACATCGTCATCGTCACCGAGAATGTCATCACATTTTGAAAGGCATCCTTCGTTACCTCAAAGAAAATACGATCCTCAGCAAACATACTCCGGATATCGGCCCAGTGTAAACATGCCACAACAAAATATTCCACATAAAAATCATCGTCTAGATCAACATCCACCGGTGCAACATAAGCATAGTATGGCAGAAACTATGAATCCTCATTATGTAGCAAGATCATCAGATCGGAATGCAATATCTGCACCATCGCATTCAAGTGAAACTGCTAGAATGGCAGCACGTTCTGAATATATTAGCAAAACCAGAGGTATAGATTCAAGAAATAACTATCCTTATCCAACTCCTTCTACGTCGTCTCTTAGATACTCCTCTAGTGCACCATCACCTGTGGTTCACAGCCAACACAATCCCGGAGTAAATTCAAGAATATCATATCGCACAGCAGTCGCCCCAAAATCAAATTATGTCTATCCTACTACAAATCAAATACAAACTTCTCCTTCTCGTTCTAGTATAAAACCGGGATACCCCAATCAACAGGCACGAATGACGGTATCAGTAACTTCAATAGTGAATCAAATGAATCAAACTAAACAAAAGCGTGAATCGCCACTAGATCTATCTGTAAAAACTGTGAAAAATCCAGCGGATTCTTCAACGACACAGGATGACACAATTGATTCagtttcgattgaaaataaaatgctaTATGCAGCACAACCTCGCGTGTCATCCAGTTCCAGACATTTAGTACCTGAACGCTATGTCTCATCACACAAAGTAGATTTTGCTCCGGACTTTGCACAATATGGAGACCAAAGCAATAACCGTGCTTACAATACTCCAAGTGAACAGTCTCACCCTCCTGCAAGATACAATGGAACTTATGGGATTGTACGCCAGGTGCCAGAAAATATTCCGGTTGAATCTCGACATCATGTTCATCTTGAACGTAGTCACTATACGAACTCAATAAACAGAAATGAATATGTTCCTCGAATAGACCTTACAAGATCTGTCAATAATGATCGTCCATTAGAAAATAGAATTATTGTTGATCGTAAATTTGAAGAACGCAAACGAGTAGCGGGGCCTATTGTAAGTAACATTCCAGAAAAGATTTTGAGGCGCGAGGCGTGGCCAGTTGACCACAGAATGGAAAGACTAAGTCAATCAGCTCGAGAGCAGCATGACCTAATGAGCCGTCCAGTATACGATTACACTAGTCATAAGAGATTCGAAGCACATCAAAGTGACCCAAAACGGAGCTCCTCCGTTCAACTGTACCAAGATGGTCATGTCCATATAAACCAAACTTATTCTAGGTGTATGTATCCAGTGGAGACTCCCAAAGAAACTAATTATCACGACAGGCAAAACACAAGTAACCGTCATATAATTCAAAAGATTCCAAACCGAGAGTCACATCCTCAGTATGTCGAACCTACTCCTACATTACATCATGCAGACAAAAACGTTTTAAGTATACTTAGAAATAGTTTAGAAACAAGACAGTTGGGACAAAACACAGATATTTCTAAACTTATAAAGACTATACCTGATCTTATTGTTATTGATGATGCTGATGACGAAATTACCGACTTAACTACGGAAAATGAAAAAGAGCTTTCCGTCAAAAACGAAATGAAACCTTATCAAAATAAAGTAATACATAACTTTGAAAACCAAATACAAATGCCGAAAGCAGTAGATTCTATTTCCCAAGATTCGGATTACCCAACGCTTGACACCATAGTAAGTAAATCTCCAGAAAGCGATGTCGCTTCAAGAATAAGGACTAAAGCCGAGCTTAAAGTCATGCCACCATCAGAAGATAATTCTGTAAAAATGGATAATAACTCATCAACTTCCAATAAAGATAGGATTCTTCCAAAATCACAGAAGCAACATCTATTCAATCAAATTCGTGAAGATATTTTAAGACTAGAAACGGTtataaaaagtgaaaatattaatgatatcgCTGTATCAGACGTTAAATCAGAACCTATGAACCTTGAAGAAATTGAAAAGGATGCTATTCTTTCCATTAAAACAGAAAGCACATCAACAGAAAATCAGGCTGATGCTATTGAATTCGATACCAATCCTTGTGAAAGTGAAGACTTAGACATGGACTGGGCTAGTGCTTGTGACAGTTTTGTGGAACAACTGAAAACTGAAAATCACAAAAGAAAAGCTTCAGCAAGAAAAAGTGATACATTGCAAGGCGATGAGGAACCAGTTTGTATAAAGGAAAACAaagatttaataaatgaaaattttaaaagtgaTGACCTACCaattgttacaataaaacaagaACCACTTGAAGAAGATGATCAACCATTACTTCAATTACCCCAGGAAATCGAGTCGGTAGTCAAGGAAGGTAATAATTTAGAGATCAAGGAAAACAACAAAAAAGATAAGAAGGTGGAAAAGCCGGTGAAGTCTAAACAACAGtctaaaatcaaattaaaagtaaaacctCACTCTACATCAACTGCCTCAGGAAgtaagaaagaagaagaagtacctattaaaactattattaaagaAGAGGCTGAGtcgactgatgatgatgaaccacTTATAAAAAGCAAACTTTTAAAGGAGAAGGAACGAAGTGACCTTATGAAATACCAATTGTTAAAAGATTTATCAGAAAAGTCTCCAATTGTTAAACTTGAGTGTTGTGATGTAAATACAAGAAAATCCGCAGAATCATTAAGTAAACAAAAAGGAAATAAACAATTGCGAGGTAAGCAGACTAGAATctcaataaaaaatagaaataaagtaTCGACAGAAACTATTAAGTATGAGAAAAACAAAGCTGATTTTAGTTCAGAGAGTGACAATGAATCTTTGAATGTCCCCAACAGGCTCAGATCCCGTAAAAGTCTTAAAATTGAGGAAAAATCTCCTTCAGTTCATAAAACTCCTACGAAATCTCCTTCATCAAAAAAGACAGATAGCAGTGCTAGCAATTGTTCAACACCGGTCCGAAAACCTGGATTTGGTGATGGCTCTGATTTTCACCCTGGATGGGAAGAAGAACTTTACAGATATAAACGTTCTTTGCGTATGCCTAGCAGACTTATAGCAATTCCGAGAGGCCGTTCAGGCGGACCATTTATGAAAGGTTCCAATAATCAGTTTACGCGTGGTTCAACATC
Proteins encoded in this region:
- the LOC126979398 gene encoding serine/arginine repetitive matrix protein 2, which encodes MDRFNNVLEGTRQYFMGLPKAQEGSGQSMWPAGTPPEEGTPAMSGAPAPSSRPPSAAAAPPSTPTPTPTLGPPPRPPSEPIEPEPHIIHKATVMREAAEKRREQPEPEDEEESTGALSPPSHIIRKPAPHTLPSPAAAPAAPCPSPARPPSSSSLPPQQQSLDPIESSQYRPPVHRVQTPTVRPSENFAPVRPPDPYPATRPPETYQRYQYESSIADSSRSNGVPLSASPQPGLRQSPQTYARMSTMTQHTVQRLNDTNSLSSAQRYALQSQLPPHNDRVPPIYHPQVLPPSKRITSGNMYTTLHQRRETSSSSPRMSSHFERHPSLPQRKYDPQQTYSGYRPSVNMPQQNIPHKNHRLDQHPPVQHKHSMAETMNPHYVARSSDRNAISAPSHSSETARMAARSEYISKTRGIDSRNNYPYPTPSTSSLRYSSSAPSPVVHSQHNPGVNSRISYRTAVAPKSNYVYPTTNQIQTSPSRSSIKPGYPNQQARMTVSVTSIVNQMNQTKQKRESPLDLSVKTVKNPADSSTTQDDTIDSVSIENKMLYAAQPRVSSSSRHLVPERYVSSHKVDFAPDFAQYGDQSNNRAYNTPSEQSHPPARYNGTYGIVRQVPENIPVESRHHVHLERSHYTNSINRNEYVPRIDLTRSVNNDRPLENRIIVDRKFEERKRVAGPIVSNIPEKILRREAWPVDHRMERLSQSAREQHDLMSRPVYDYTSHKRFEAHQSDPKRSSSVQLYQDGHVHINQTYSRCMYPVETPKETNYHDRQNTSNRHIIQKIPNRESHPQYVEPTPTLHHADKNVLSILRNSLETRQLGQNTDISKLIKTIPDLIVIDDADDEITDLTTENEKELSVKNEMKPYQNKVIHNFENQIQMPKAVDSISQDSDYPTLDTIVSKSPESDVASRIRTKAELKVMPPSEDNSVKMDNNSSTSNKDRILPKSQKQHLFNQIREDILRLETVIKSENINDIAVSDVKSEPMNLEEIEKDAILSIKTESTSTENQADAIEFDTNPCESEDLDMDWASACDSFVEQLKTENHKRKASARKSDTLQGDEEPVCIKENKDLINENFKSDDLPIVTIKQEPLEEDDQPLLQLPQEIESVVKEGNNLEIKENNKKDKKVEKPVKSKQQSKIKLKVKPHSTSTASGSKKEEEVPIKTIIKEEAESTDDDEPLIKSKLLKEKERSDLMKYQLLKDLSEKSPIVKLECCDVNTRKSAESLSKQKGNKQLRGKQTRISIKNRNKVSTETIKYEKNKADFSSESDNESLNVPNRLRSRKSLKIEEKSPSVHKTPTKSPSSKKTDSSASNCSTPVRKPGFGDGSDFHPGWEEELYRYKRSLRMPSRLIAIPRGRSGGPFMKGSNNQFTRGSTSLPDLDSVPLSPAPSSAPSAATDDLYRRTEKTSVDSDMESNSSCSVLNRLHYDSEASTSTVFSSSKVKKKASSIVDVLIQKCGKREESKKRSKDKDDKTPKILPKSSNVTELLPTPSLGLMKNGNKSSLSGKKEKVLEDIFYLGAFRKATVTAFRDAFIKDTNGLIGATEEFAPLVLKSRTRTESRVLKQRATIKEVFGDDRPASAPPISCRNDSVEEEQIVEVKKENESKPKIKPKNIKDKLNRRSSSIRDGLRSTKSLKRNDAKGRMLRLKKRNSLMKSLAGKRIKEMNNKTKKDKSHDKNQQNDISVKEEKNNEKEESSSIIPSEVNTKRRLKRLFGRRKLSSGFDYIRKKKKAIKKEENCNKVRRPAAKPNPESVHDIQKELKGWFINKSIGETHLHRAARLGFTDCVAYCLEKLEADPSAKDNAGFTPLHVAAAKGHVRIARLLLQYGANVSAAAQGGIRPLHEASENCNVEVIRLLLSYGADPLLVTYAGQTPEELAEGVAATLLRLYISDVQGQAVEPWRFPPPSQIIDREEIGCDSLSSPPASSPPPPPDATIEIQCTDAPLPPFYSLRTPAGQPAEGLWCLLQDITSILQIKSKESLLKQIHCGSGSPKELLREIRTQEFLERAQCHQFLCAGEKVNVRASKVALVRVTDKLRQLLKIETVLVIDDI